The Streptomyces sp. NBC_00162 genome window below encodes:
- a CDS encoding DUF4239 domain-containing protein, translating into MSEWLVLAIAMALVCALVLAITLIRHRRVADDEDTSETPDVIEYMTMMVGVVYAIVLGLAIAGVWEARGAAEDSVRREAQALYEVTQRADVYPSAVRDRIRGEVDAYVAHTVAVDWPLLTSGESASPQGAQLLGKLRTDVTHQSPSTELQAQAYQPLLDHIAAADDARHSRIQSSESTLPGVVWFGLLVGGVVTVGLIFTLQIRRSGRELLLAGLFSALIVFLLFMVWSFDAPYGRDDNDSAGPFQDLFPATAVAAAR; encoded by the coding sequence GTGTCCGAATGGCTGGTCCTGGCCATCGCCATGGCGCTCGTCTGCGCCCTCGTCCTCGCCATCACCCTGATCCGGCACCGCCGGGTCGCCGACGACGAGGACACCAGCGAAACCCCCGATGTCATCGAGTACATGACCATGATGGTGGGCGTGGTCTACGCGATCGTGCTGGGTCTGGCCATCGCGGGCGTCTGGGAGGCGCGCGGCGCAGCCGAGGACAGCGTCCGCCGCGAGGCCCAGGCGCTGTACGAGGTCACCCAGCGCGCCGACGTCTACCCGTCCGCCGTCCGCGACCGGATCCGCGGCGAGGTGGACGCGTACGTCGCCCACACGGTCGCCGTGGACTGGCCGCTGCTGACCTCCGGGGAGAGCGCGTCGCCCCAGGGAGCCCAACTGCTCGGCAAGCTGCGCACCGACGTCACCCACCAGAGCCCGTCCACCGAGCTCCAGGCGCAGGCCTACCAGCCGCTGCTGGACCACATCGCCGCCGCCGACGACGCCCGCCACTCGCGCATCCAGAGCTCGGAGTCCACGCTGCCGGGCGTGGTGTGGTTCGGGCTGCTGGTCGGCGGGGTGGTCACGGTCGGGCTGATCTTCACCCTGCAGATCCGCCGTTCCGGGCGGGAGCTGCTGCTGGCCGGACTGTTCAGTGCGCTGATCGTGTTCCTGCTGTTCATGGTGTGGAGCTTCGACGCGCCCTACGGCCGGGACGACAACGACTCCGCGGGCCCCTTCCAGGACCTGTTCCCGGCGACGGCGGTGGCCGCCGCGCGCTGA